One Drosophila willistoni isolate 14030-0811.24 chromosome 2R unlocalized genomic scaffold, UCI_dwil_1.1 Seg167, whole genome shotgun sequence DNA segment encodes these proteins:
- the LOC6642031 gene encoding ras-related protein Rab-21-like → MSSRKLKTEPIHNFKAVLLGEGCVGKTSLVLRYMEDKFNSQNLSTLQASFVSKIIIMPDQRQALLNIWDTAGQERFHALGPIYYRGSDGALLVYDITDHNSFLKVKLWVRELKEMLGNDICLIIVGNKIDLDEQRVVDYDVAFEYAQSVGARYLETSAKNNEGVTELFELLTQLILEQQTQAPLTSAKARGVSLPTTETIDLDLNRINGGQEENSSFWSCCKI, encoded by the coding sequence ATGAGCTCACGCAAATTGAAGACTGAACCGATACACAACTTTAAGGCCGTGCTCCTGGGCGAAGGATGTGTGGGCAAAACATCATTGGTTCTGCGATACATGGAAGACAAGTTCAATAGCCAAAACTTGAGCACATTACAAGCATCGTTTGTTAGTAAAATCATTATAATGCCAGATCAGAGACAGGCGTTATTGAACATCTGGGACACAGCCGGTCAGGAGAGATTCCATGCTTTGGGTCCCATTTATTATCGCGGTTCGGATGGTGCCCTTCTAGTCTACGATATAACCGATCACAATTCATTCCTAAAGGTCAAATTGTGGGTGCGCGAACTAAAGGAGATGCTGGGCAATGACATTTGTCTGATTATAGTCGGCAATAAAATCGATCTGGATGAGCAACGTGTTGTAGACTATGATGTCGCATTCGAGTATGCACAGAGCGTAGGTGCTCGATATTTGGAAACATCGGCCAAGAATAATGAAGGTGTTACCGAGCTCTTTGAACTTCTTACTCAATTGATACTGGAACAGCAAACACAAGCCCCACTCACATCAGCAAAAGCCCGTGGAGTTTCTCTACCCACAACAGAAACGATTGATTTGGATTTAAATCGCATCAATGGCGGCCAGGAAGAAAATAGTTCATTTTGGTCCTGCTGTAAAATCTAA
- the LOC6642030 gene encoding protein enhancer of rudimentary, whose translation MSHTILLVKLTPANRSRSYSKYESVNMCLEGVCKLYGEHLKIENPHSSTVSYELRELFDYIDSLEDICCMVYQKASGTYAPYGRDWIKEKIMVLMRNAAMSME comes from the coding sequence ATGTCTCATACCATCTTGCTTGTGAAGTTAACTCCGGCGAATCGTTCACGTTCATATTCCAAATACGAGAGCGTGAATATGTGTCTGGAGGGTGTATGCAAATTGTATGGAGAGCATTTGAAGATTGAAAATCCTCATTCGAGCACCGTTTCCTACGAGCTGAGGGAATTATTTGACTATATTGACAGTCTGGAAGATATCTGTTGCATGGTCTATCAAAAAGCAAGTGGTACTTATGCTCCATATGGCAGGGATTGGATCAAGGAGAAGATAATGGTCTTGATGCGGAATGCAGCAATGTCGATGGAGTAG